In Picosynechococcus sp. PCC 7002, the following are encoded in one genomic region:
- a CDS encoding cupin domain-containing protein: MKPHYFLSSFLLCSCFSVFPAALAESESKNQYTQTVTRTVLAEGLPEAAPNQILELVRYEIPPFATLPPHIHPGLQIARVEFGLLTYAVIEGTALITRTDGTKETLTAGQKTLLKPGDAVTESEGMVHFGQNETPDPVILLATSLLTVGEPKAILIEE, translated from the coding sequence GTGAAACCCCATTATTTTCTTTCTTCATTCCTGCTCTGTAGCTGTTTTTCTGTCTTCCCGGCGGCTCTAGCTGAATCAGAATCCAAAAATCAATATACCCAAACCGTCACTCGCACTGTTCTAGCTGAAGGGTTGCCGGAAGCGGCCCCCAATCAAATTTTGGAGTTGGTGCGTTATGAAATTCCTCCCTTTGCGACCCTGCCGCCCCACATCCATCCTGGCTTGCAAATCGCCCGGGTGGAATTTGGCTTGTTGACCTATGCGGTCATCGAAGGCACGGCACTCATCACCCGCACGGATGGCACAAAAGAAACCTTAACTGCGGGACAAAAAACCCTCCTCAAACCAGGGGATGCGGTAACAGAATCCGAGGGAATGGTACATTTTGGCCAAAATGAAACCCCTGACCCAGTTATTTTGCTCGCCACTTCTCTGTTGACCGTCGGGGAACCGAAAGCAATTCTCATTGAGGAATAG